The sequence ATCATCTTTGCTCACCCCTTCTTTAAGAGTTACAGGTGCGGATTCAACCGTATCTTTGGCTTCTTTCAGGCCAAGACCGGTAGCTCCACGCAGGGCTTTAATAACAGCAACTTTGTTCGCCCCGATTGCACTCAGCACAACGGCAAATTCAGTTTTTTCTTCTGCCGCTTCAGCGGAAGCAACTTCAGTCACTGCGACCACAGGAGCGGAGGAAACCCCGAATTTT is a genomic window of Candidatus Moranella endobia PCIT containing:
- the rplL gene encoding 50S ribosomal protein L7/L12, which produces MSITKEQILDAVAEMSVMDVVEMISMMEKKFGVSSAPVVAVTEVASAEAAEEKTEFAVVLSAIGANKVAVIKALRGATGLGLKEAKDTVESAPVTLKEGVSKDDADALKRTLEDAGAAVEVK